One window from the genome of Bubalus kerabau isolate K-KA32 ecotype Philippines breed swamp buffalo chromosome 17, PCC_UOA_SB_1v2, whole genome shotgun sequence encodes:
- the LOC129630648 gene encoding mitochondrial import receptor subunit TOM5 homolog: MKNKDSSGTCLRGLLEGLDDITYLKHLARHLALFCIKSLNLKLDPAEKMRKDVISSARNFLIHVALPRVTPFILEKSDSLRRAGITCQCIM; the protein is encoded by the exons ATGAAGAACAAG GACAGCAGTGGTACCTGCCTCCGAGGGTTGCTGGAAGGATTAGATGACATAACATACCTAAAGCACTTAGCCCGGCACCTGGCAC TATTTTGCATCAAGAGCCTGAATCTGAAGCTGGACCCTGCAGAGAAGATGCGCAAGGATGTGATCTCCTCCGCACGGAACTTCCTCATCCACGTGGCCCTGCCGAGAGTCACTCCTTTTATCTTAGAAAAATCGGACAGCCTAAGAAGAGCAGGCATCACCTGTCAATGCATAATGTGA